From the genome of Streptomyces sp. NBC_01116, one region includes:
- a CDS encoding ABC transporter ATP-binding protein, translated as MTTLRTEGLSYGVGEGRHLVDAVDLTAADGETVGLVGPNGSGKTTLLRCVYGTLRPTHGRVLLDGDDLATLPVKARAQRIATVPQDGHAGFELTVGQVVAMGRAPHKRFWETDTAADTALVTEALARVGIAALEPRTFASLSGGERQRALVARALVQQPSLVVLDEPTNHLDIRYQLEILSLVRDLGTTNLLALHDLNLAAYYCDRLYVLKDGGVVASGTPEEVLTAALLAEVYGVAAEVSTHPKTGAPTVVYLPEGLARPALST; from the coding sequence TCTCGTACGGCGTCGGCGAGGGCCGCCACCTCGTCGACGCCGTCGACCTCACCGCCGCCGACGGCGAGACCGTCGGCCTCGTCGGCCCCAACGGCAGCGGCAAGACCACCCTCCTGCGCTGCGTCTACGGCACCCTGCGCCCCACCCACGGCCGCGTCCTCCTCGACGGCGACGACCTCGCCACCCTCCCCGTGAAGGCCCGCGCCCAGCGCATCGCCACCGTCCCGCAGGACGGCCACGCCGGCTTCGAGCTCACCGTCGGCCAGGTCGTCGCGATGGGCCGCGCCCCGCACAAGCGGTTCTGGGAGACGGACACCGCCGCCGACACCGCCCTGGTCACCGAGGCCCTCGCCCGGGTCGGCATCGCCGCCCTCGAACCCCGTACGTTCGCCTCCCTCTCCGGCGGCGAACGCCAGCGCGCCCTGGTCGCCCGCGCCCTGGTCCAGCAGCCGTCGCTCGTCGTCCTGGACGAGCCGACCAACCACCTGGACATCCGCTACCAGCTGGAGATCCTCTCCCTGGTCCGCGACCTCGGCACCACCAACCTCCTCGCCCTGCACGACCTCAACCTCGCCGCGTACTACTGCGACCGCCTCTACGTCCTCAAGGACGGCGGCGTCGTCGCCTCCGGCACCCCGGAAGAGGTCCTCACGGCCGCCCTCCTGGCCGAGGTGTACGGCGTCGCCGCCGAGGTCAGCACCCACCCGAAGACCGGCGCACCCACCGTCGTCTACCTGCCGGAAGGGCTCGCCCGCCCCGCGTTGTCCACATAG